From Musa acuminata AAA Group cultivar baxijiao chromosome BXJ3-8, Cavendish_Baxijiao_AAA, whole genome shotgun sequence, one genomic window encodes:
- the LOC103995296 gene encoding uncharacterized protein LOC103995296, whose amino-acid sequence MAEKPTTMESMRKWVVEHKLRAVGCLWLTGIGSSIAYNWSQPNMKPSVKIIHARLHAQALTLAALAGAALVEYYDHSTGSGTKVNQYTKQFLTMDTHPQKD is encoded by the exons ATGGCGGAGAAACCGACCACCATGGAGTCGATGAGAAAGTGGGTCGTCGAGCACAAGCTTCGGGCCGTCG GGTGCCTTTGGCTGACGGGAATCGGGAGCTCGATCGCCTACAACTGGTCGCAGCCGAACATGAAGCCCAGCGTCAAGATCATCCATGCTAG GTTACACGCCCAGGCTCTCACGCTGGCCGCCTTAGCTGGAGCAGCGCTTGTCGAGTACTACGACCATAGCACAGGATCTGGAACAAAGGTGAACCAGTACACAAAGCAATTCCTTACGATGGATACTCATCCGCAGAAAGATTAG
- the LOC135646241 gene encoding ATP synthase subunit b', chloroplastic-like, translating to MSSTVMASAPSFTSTSQQFLSRVAPPCPIRLPTVSVIARAAHENGGKPRLPSRLLKRLALSSRPAAIAAAAAAAMVAASPLPALAEQMEKAALFDFNLTLPAIAIEFLLLMVALDKIYFTPLGKFMDERDAAIRAKLSDVKDTSGEVKELDDQAAAVMKAARAEISAALNQMKKESSAELEQKLAEGRKRVEAELAEALQNLERQKEETIKALDSQIAALSDEIVKKVLPTV from the coding sequence ATGTCGAGCACCGTCATGGCCTCGGCCCCTTCCTTCACGTCCACCTCCCAACAATTCCTCTCTCGAGTCGCCCCCCCGTGCCCTATCCGGCTGCCCACCGTCTCCGTTATCGCCAGAGCCGCTCACGAGAACGGCGGCAAACCGCGCCTTCCCTCCCGCCTCCTTAAACGCCTGGCCCTCTCGTCGCGGCCTGCTgcgatcgccgccgccgccgccgctgcgatGGTGGCCGCCTCGCCGCTACCGGCCCTGGCTGAGCAGATGGAGAAGGCGGCGCTCTTCGACTTCAACCTGACTCTGCCCGCGATCGCCATCGAGTTCCTGCTGCTGATGGTGGCGCTGGACAAGATCTACTTCACGCCCCTGGGCAAGTTCATGGACGAGAGGGACGCCGCCATCCGCGCGAAGCTGTCCGACGTGAAGGACACGTCGGGGGAGGTGAAGGAGCTGGATGATCAGGCGGCGGCGGTGATGAAGGCGGCGCGGGCGGAGATCTCGGCGGCCCTGAACCAAATGAAGAAGGAGTCGTCGGCGGAGCTGGAGCAGAAGCTGGCGGAGGGGCGGAAGCGTGTGGAGGCGGAGCTGGCGGAGGCGCTTCAGAACTTGGAGAGGCAGAAGGAGGAGACCATCAAGGCGCTGGACTCCCAGATTGCGGCACTCAGCGACGAAATCGTCAAGAAGGTCCTGCCCACCgtttaa
- the LOC135644635 gene encoding glucan endo-1,3-beta-glucosidase 10-like, producing the protein MLCPSQSMGLLLFCSFLLPLFFSYSEAGTVGVNYGRVANNLPPATKVVELLKSNDIGHVKLYDADPTVLRALAGTGIKVVVTIPNEILAATASRSGFAFAWVQRNVAAYYPSTQIEAIAVGNEVFVDTRNFTAFLIPAMQNVHAALSRLRLDSAVKVCSPIALTALQASYPPSAGSFRSDLAEPVMRPMLELLRTTGSYLMVNAYPFFAYEANADVISLDYALFRPNEGVVDSGNGLRYYSLLDAQIDAVFAAMSALKYDDIKIVISETGWPSKGDSNETGAGAANAAAYNGNLVRRVLSGNAGTPLRPQADLNVYVFALFNENQKPGPTSERNYGLFYPDEGKVYDIEFTLGGSNSGGGGLRWEEDRGRSKGGSKGSGSPPTLPQPSSSGTVRASSTGESWCVANAMVGKARLQAALDFACGEGGADCRSIQPGAACYEPDTVEAHAAYAFNSYYQRKGRAIGTCDFEGAAYLVSQPPKIGRCAFPSGA; encoded by the exons ATGCTCTGTCCGTCTCAGAGCATGGGGCTTCTTTTGTTCTGctccttcctcctccccctcttcttctcttACTCAG AAGCAGGAACTGTTGGTGTGAACTATGGACGGGTGGCCAACAACCTGCCGCCAGCGACGAAGGTGGTGGAGCTCTTGAAGTCGAACGACATCGGCCATGTCAAGCTTTACGACGCCGACCCTACCGTCCTCCGCGCCCTCGCCGGCACCGGTATTAAGGTGGTGGTCACCATCCCCAACGAGATCCTCGCGGCCACCGCATCTCGCTCCGGCTTCGCCTTCGCCTGGGTCCAGCGCAACGTCGCCGCTTACTACCCCTCCACCCAGATCGAAGCCATAGCCGTGGGGAATGAGGTGTTCGTTGACACACGGAACTTCACAGCATTCCTCATCCCGGCCATGCAGAACGTGCACGCCGCGTTGTCCCGCCTCCGCCTTGACAGCGCCGTCAAGGTGTGCTCCCCCATCGCCCTCACCGCGCTCCAGGCCTCCTACCCCCCCTCCGCAGGCTCGTTCCGGTCCGACCTAGCTGAACCAGTGATGCGGCCCATGCTTGAGCTCCTGCGCACTACCGGCTCTTACCTCATGGTAAATGCCTACCCGTTCTTCGCGTACGAGGCCAATGCTGACGTGATCTCCCTCGATTACGCCCTCTTTCGCCCCAACGAGGGGGTGGTCGACTCTGGGAACGGCCTCCGCTACTACAGCCTCCTCGACGCACAGATCGACGCCGTCTTCGCCGCCATGTCTGCCCTCAAGTACGACGACATCAAAATAGTCATATCCGAGACGGGATGGCCGTCCAAGGGCGACTCCAACGAGACGGGCGCCGGAGCTGCGAACGCGGCTGCCTACAACGGGAACCTCGTCAGGCGGGTTCTGTCGGGCAATGCCGGCACGCCGCTGAGACCCCAAGCCGACCTGAACGTCTACGTCTTCGCGCTGTTCAACGAGAACCAGAAGCCAGGGCCGACGTCGGAGAGGAACTACGGGCTGTTCTACCCGGACGAGGGAAAGGTTTACGACATCGAGTTTACGCTCGGCGGTAGCAACAGCGGAGGCGGAGGGTTGCGGTGGGAGGAAGACAGAGGAAGGTCCAAAGGCGGCAGCAAAGGCAGTGGCTCCCCTCCCACGCTACCACAGCCGTCATCCTCCGGCACGGTGCGGGCGAGCTCGACAGGGGAGAGCTGGTGCGTGGCAAACGCGATGGTGGGGAAGGCGCGGCTTCAGGCGGCGCTGGACTTCGCATGCGGCGAGGGCGGAGCGGACTGCCGGTCGATCCAACCGGGGGCGGCGTGCTACGAGCCCGACACGGTGGAGGCGCACGCGGCCTACGCCTTCAACAGCTACTACCAGAGGAAAGGACGAGCCATCGGCACGTGCGACTTCGAGGGCGCCGCGTACCTCGTTTCCCAGCCACCCA agattGGTAGGTGTGCATTTCCGTCCGGAGCGTGA
- the LOC135586950 gene encoding uncharacterized protein LOC135586950 isoform X1: MGTREDRCFFPLTSLQIGDLQSYLSRLTLFLPIRSQKFFILVDNRPWLIDQDSRAAHLWQLMVTKSRLSPFANTRAARVTRRDIGKILEFTNSSRSLSITRNRLRRWFSLIDTALSQKKKLLHVKKLKASFLFNKELHCTLYGFIVFEVQWAHVRGINYINELQTDTSMALEAKLMKRWEFDSIEQSCSCISSWYTGTCNEISLLREYLESISNKGDVFYDAREDPFTTTEMRENLHSADEFHEEKHNCSYSNFIPMLERMEDSGSPYTPPVSGPYKRRKIMKSSVGSDTDEVSEEAYSEIVSSPTISESSSSSSSCECEHASLVFEASTYKDVLILFRFDDHDLPFKLKEIIMADLRLLTLLEYGLPSWVIFLQSYPVFCKIYRPWMCPLARALYVLISITTVLIGFYDLYKNVPILKATASSLFGPFFDWIESWEMISRIKYLGTILFLHNCEKAFKWFLMVARATKSLLSVLTKPIAGPIMELFEFVFPIWNVWFDTVESLSLIVWNMLSSSCSMIITILDIIIWPFWFIFSTLWSIAAYVIYPLVWLLWEIVIAPARLILAIASYFGILLTNIYYVLEGTWSSIGALFQLASVSEATVVTYEVPVWRSLWNDIFSKVFRAIRSIFYGFVAFFTTCNRHRLSIYNHMLEFLHRFSHSTSRRSKSDQVRKKGRNQSPLQESENLTATCSLQTPDKLRRRQARRRTHET, from the exons ATGGGAACTCGTGAGGATCGCTGCTTCTTTCCTCTCACGAGTTTGCAGATTGG GGATTTGCAGTCCTATCTCTCACGTTTGACTCTCTTTTTGCCGATAAGAAGTCAGAAGTTCTTTATCCTTGTTGATAACCGTCCATGGTTGATTGACCAGGATTCACGAGCTGCTCACTTGTGGCAGTTAATGGTTACTAAG TCTAGGTTATCTCCTTTTGCAAACACCAGAGCTGCTAGAGTGACAAGAagagatattggaaagattttaGAGTTTACAAATAGCTCTAGATCCCTTTCCATCACTAGAAACAGATTGCGCAGATGGTTCTCACTGATCGATACTGCTTTAAGTCAAAAGAAAAAGTTGCTCCATGTCAAGAAACTGAAGGCCTCATTCCTCTTCAATAAGGAGTTGCACTGTACATTGTATGGATTCATTGTTTTCGAAGTACAATGGGCTCATGTGCGTGGTATCAACTACATCAACGAACTGCAG ACTGATACGTCAATGGCATTGGAAGCTAAATTGATGAAAAGGTGGGAATTTGATAGTATTGAACAGTCTTGTAGCTGCATTTCTTCCTGGTATACAGGGACCTGCAATGAGATTAGTCTGCTTCGGGAGTATTTAGAAAGTATCTCCAACAAAG GAGATGTGTTTTACGATGCTCGGGAAGATCCTTTTACCACTACTGAAATGAGGGAAAATCTTCACAGTGCTGATGAATTCCATGAGGAAAAACATAATTGTAGCTATTCTAATTTTATCCCTATGCTTGAAAGAATGGAAGATTCAGGTTCACCCTACACAccacctgtttctgggccatacaAGCGAAGAAAGATAATGAAATCAAGTGTGGGCAGTGACACTGATGAAGTTTCTGAGGAAGCATACAGCGAAATTGTGAGCTCACCAACAATTTCTGAGTCCTCATCTTCTTCGTCCAGTTGTGAATGTGAGCATGCTAGTTTAGTTTTTGAGGCTAGCACTTACAAGGATGTGCTCATCTTATTCAGATTTGATGATCATGATCTCCCATTTAAGCTTAAGGAAATAATTATGGCTGACTTGAGGCTACTTACATTATTGGAGTATGGACTTCCTTCATGGGTCATTTTTCTCCAGTCCTACCCAGTATTTTGCAAAATATATCGTCCATGGATGTGTCCTCTAGCAAGGGCCTTATATGTCTTGATTTCTATAACCACTGTCCTCATAGGTTTCTATGACCTATATAAGAATGTTCCCATACTAAAGGCAACTGCATCAAGCTTATTTGGGCCATTCTTCGATTGGATAGAATCTTGGGAAATGATTTCAAGGATCAAGTACCTGGGGACTATACTATTTCTTCATAACTGTGAGAAAGCTTTCAAGTGGTTCCTGATGGTTGCACGTGCTACTAAGTCATTATTATCAGTTTTGACCAAGCCAATTGCGGGTCCAATTATGGAACTTTTTGAATTTGTCTTCCCCATCTGGAATGTATGGTTTGATACAGTAGAAAGCTTAAGTTTGATTGTTTGGAACATGTTATCCTCTTCATGCAGCATGATCATAACTATATTGGATATCATTATTTGGCCTTTCTGGTTCATCTTTTCTACTTTATGGAGTATAG CGGCATATGTTATATACCCATTAGTTTGGCTCCTCTGGGAAATTGTTATAGCCCCTGCCCGCTTAATTCTTGCAATAGCAAGTTATTTTGGGATACTTCTCACCAACATCTACTACGTACTAGAAGGAACCTGGTCATCTATAGGCGCTTTGTTTCAGCTTGCTTCTGTATCTGAAGCAACAGTAGTTACCTATGAAGTTCCAGTTTGGCGGTCACTTTGGAATGATATATTTTCCAAg GTATTTCGAGCAATTCGAAGCATTTTTTATGGTTTTGTTGCTTTCTTTACAACTTGCAACAGACACCGACTAAG CATCTACAACCACATGCTTGAGTTTCTCCATCGTTTTTCTCATTCCACCTCAAGACGTTCCAAATCCGACCAAGttaggaagaagggaagaaaccAAAGCCCT TTACAGGAAAGTGAAAATTTAACAGCTAC ATGCAGCTTGCAGACACCAGATAAACTTCGTCGAAGGCAGGCAAGGCGGCGAACACATGAAACATAG
- the LOC135586950 gene encoding uncharacterized protein LOC135586950 isoform X2 — translation MGTREDRCFFPLTSLQIGDLQSYLSRLTLFLPIRSQKFFILVDNRPWLIDQDSRAAHLWQLMVTKSRLSPFANTRAARVTRRDIGKILEFTNSSRSLSITRNRLRRWFSLIDTALSQKKKLLHVKKLKASFLFNKELHCTLYGFIVFEVQWAHVRGINYINELQTDTSMALEAKLMKRWEFDSIEQSCSCISSWYTGTCNEISLLREYLESISNKGDVFYDAREDPFTTTEMRENLHSADEFHEEKHNCSYSNFIPMLERMEDSGSPYTPPVSGPYKRRKIMKSSVGSDTDEVSEEAYSEIVSSPTISESSSSSSSCECEHASLVFEASTYKDVLILFRFDDHDLPFKLKEIIMADLRLLTLLEYGLPSWVIFLQSYPVFCKIYRPWMCPLARALYVLISITTVLIGFYDLYKNVPILKATASSLFGPFFDWIESWEMISRIKYLGTILFLHNCEKAFKWFLMVARATKSLLSVLTKPIAGPIMELFEFVFPIWNVWFDTVESLSLIVWNMLSSSCSMIITILDIIIWPFWFIFSTLWSIAAYVIYPLVWLLWEIVIAPARLILAIASYFGILLTNIYYVLEGTWSSIGALFQLASVSEATVVTYEVPVWRSLWNDIFSKVFRAIRSIFYGFVAFFTTCNRHRLSIYNHMLEFLHRFSHSTSRRSKSDQVRKKGRNQSPDASWTVLTGRCSLQTPDKLRRRQARRRTHET, via the exons ATGGGAACTCGTGAGGATCGCTGCTTCTTTCCTCTCACGAGTTTGCAGATTGG GGATTTGCAGTCCTATCTCTCACGTTTGACTCTCTTTTTGCCGATAAGAAGTCAGAAGTTCTTTATCCTTGTTGATAACCGTCCATGGTTGATTGACCAGGATTCACGAGCTGCTCACTTGTGGCAGTTAATGGTTACTAAG TCTAGGTTATCTCCTTTTGCAAACACCAGAGCTGCTAGAGTGACAAGAagagatattggaaagattttaGAGTTTACAAATAGCTCTAGATCCCTTTCCATCACTAGAAACAGATTGCGCAGATGGTTCTCACTGATCGATACTGCTTTAAGTCAAAAGAAAAAGTTGCTCCATGTCAAGAAACTGAAGGCCTCATTCCTCTTCAATAAGGAGTTGCACTGTACATTGTATGGATTCATTGTTTTCGAAGTACAATGGGCTCATGTGCGTGGTATCAACTACATCAACGAACTGCAG ACTGATACGTCAATGGCATTGGAAGCTAAATTGATGAAAAGGTGGGAATTTGATAGTATTGAACAGTCTTGTAGCTGCATTTCTTCCTGGTATACAGGGACCTGCAATGAGATTAGTCTGCTTCGGGAGTATTTAGAAAGTATCTCCAACAAAG GAGATGTGTTTTACGATGCTCGGGAAGATCCTTTTACCACTACTGAAATGAGGGAAAATCTTCACAGTGCTGATGAATTCCATGAGGAAAAACATAATTGTAGCTATTCTAATTTTATCCCTATGCTTGAAAGAATGGAAGATTCAGGTTCACCCTACACAccacctgtttctgggccatacaAGCGAAGAAAGATAATGAAATCAAGTGTGGGCAGTGACACTGATGAAGTTTCTGAGGAAGCATACAGCGAAATTGTGAGCTCACCAACAATTTCTGAGTCCTCATCTTCTTCGTCCAGTTGTGAATGTGAGCATGCTAGTTTAGTTTTTGAGGCTAGCACTTACAAGGATGTGCTCATCTTATTCAGATTTGATGATCATGATCTCCCATTTAAGCTTAAGGAAATAATTATGGCTGACTTGAGGCTACTTACATTATTGGAGTATGGACTTCCTTCATGGGTCATTTTTCTCCAGTCCTACCCAGTATTTTGCAAAATATATCGTCCATGGATGTGTCCTCTAGCAAGGGCCTTATATGTCTTGATTTCTATAACCACTGTCCTCATAGGTTTCTATGACCTATATAAGAATGTTCCCATACTAAAGGCAACTGCATCAAGCTTATTTGGGCCATTCTTCGATTGGATAGAATCTTGGGAAATGATTTCAAGGATCAAGTACCTGGGGACTATACTATTTCTTCATAACTGTGAGAAAGCTTTCAAGTGGTTCCTGATGGTTGCACGTGCTACTAAGTCATTATTATCAGTTTTGACCAAGCCAATTGCGGGTCCAATTATGGAACTTTTTGAATTTGTCTTCCCCATCTGGAATGTATGGTTTGATACAGTAGAAAGCTTAAGTTTGATTGTTTGGAACATGTTATCCTCTTCATGCAGCATGATCATAACTATATTGGATATCATTATTTGGCCTTTCTGGTTCATCTTTTCTACTTTATGGAGTATAG CGGCATATGTTATATACCCATTAGTTTGGCTCCTCTGGGAAATTGTTATAGCCCCTGCCCGCTTAATTCTTGCAATAGCAAGTTATTTTGGGATACTTCTCACCAACATCTACTACGTACTAGAAGGAACCTGGTCATCTATAGGCGCTTTGTTTCAGCTTGCTTCTGTATCTGAAGCAACAGTAGTTACCTATGAAGTTCCAGTTTGGCGGTCACTTTGGAATGATATATTTTCCAAg GTATTTCGAGCAATTCGAAGCATTTTTTATGGTTTTGTTGCTTTCTTTACAACTTGCAACAGACACCGACTAAG CATCTACAACCACATGCTTGAGTTTCTCCATCGTTTTTCTCATTCCACCTCAAGACGTTCCAAATCCGACCAAGttaggaagaagggaagaaaccAAAGCCCT GATGCTTCATGGACTGTTTTAACTGGCAGATGCAGCTTGCAGACACCAGATAAACTTCGTCGAAGGCAGGCAAGGCGGCGAACACATGAAACATAG
- the LOC135586950 gene encoding uncharacterized protein LOC135586950 isoform X3: MGTREDRCFFPLTSLQIGDLQSYLSRLTLFLPIRSQKFFILVDNRPWLIDQDSRAAHLWQLMVTKSRLSPFANTRAARVTRRDIGKILEFTNSSRSLSITRNRLRRWFSLIDTALSQKKKLLHVKKLKASFLFNKELHCTLYGFIVFEVQWAHVRGINYINELQTDTSMALEAKLMKRWEFDSIEQSCSCISSWYTGTCNEISLLREYLESISNKGDVFYDAREDPFTTTEMRENLHSADEFHEEKHNCSYSNFIPMLERMEDSGSPYTPPVSGPYKRRKIMKSSVGSDTDEVSEEAYSEIVSSPTISESSSSSSSCECEHASLVFEASTYKDVLILFRFDDHDLPFKLKEIIMADLRLLTLLEYGLPSWVIFLQSYPVFCKIYRPWMCPLARALYVLISITTVLIGFYDLYKNVPILKATASSLFGPFFDWIESWEMISRIKYLGTILFLHNCEKAFKWFLMVARATKSLLSVLTKPIAGPIMELFEFVFPIWNVWFDTVESLSLIVWNMLSSSCSMIITILDIIIWPFWFIFSTLWSIAAYVIYPLVWLLWEIVIAPARLILAIASYFGILLTNIYYVLEGTWSSIGALFQLASVSEATVVTYEVPVWRSLWNDIFSKVFRAIRSIFYGFVAFFTTCNRHRLSIYNHMLEFLHRFSHSTSRRSKSDQVRKKGRNQSPLQESENLTATLQTPDKLRRRQARRRTHET, encoded by the exons ATGGGAACTCGTGAGGATCGCTGCTTCTTTCCTCTCACGAGTTTGCAGATTGG GGATTTGCAGTCCTATCTCTCACGTTTGACTCTCTTTTTGCCGATAAGAAGTCAGAAGTTCTTTATCCTTGTTGATAACCGTCCATGGTTGATTGACCAGGATTCACGAGCTGCTCACTTGTGGCAGTTAATGGTTACTAAG TCTAGGTTATCTCCTTTTGCAAACACCAGAGCTGCTAGAGTGACAAGAagagatattggaaagattttaGAGTTTACAAATAGCTCTAGATCCCTTTCCATCACTAGAAACAGATTGCGCAGATGGTTCTCACTGATCGATACTGCTTTAAGTCAAAAGAAAAAGTTGCTCCATGTCAAGAAACTGAAGGCCTCATTCCTCTTCAATAAGGAGTTGCACTGTACATTGTATGGATTCATTGTTTTCGAAGTACAATGGGCTCATGTGCGTGGTATCAACTACATCAACGAACTGCAG ACTGATACGTCAATGGCATTGGAAGCTAAATTGATGAAAAGGTGGGAATTTGATAGTATTGAACAGTCTTGTAGCTGCATTTCTTCCTGGTATACAGGGACCTGCAATGAGATTAGTCTGCTTCGGGAGTATTTAGAAAGTATCTCCAACAAAG GAGATGTGTTTTACGATGCTCGGGAAGATCCTTTTACCACTACTGAAATGAGGGAAAATCTTCACAGTGCTGATGAATTCCATGAGGAAAAACATAATTGTAGCTATTCTAATTTTATCCCTATGCTTGAAAGAATGGAAGATTCAGGTTCACCCTACACAccacctgtttctgggccatacaAGCGAAGAAAGATAATGAAATCAAGTGTGGGCAGTGACACTGATGAAGTTTCTGAGGAAGCATACAGCGAAATTGTGAGCTCACCAACAATTTCTGAGTCCTCATCTTCTTCGTCCAGTTGTGAATGTGAGCATGCTAGTTTAGTTTTTGAGGCTAGCACTTACAAGGATGTGCTCATCTTATTCAGATTTGATGATCATGATCTCCCATTTAAGCTTAAGGAAATAATTATGGCTGACTTGAGGCTACTTACATTATTGGAGTATGGACTTCCTTCATGGGTCATTTTTCTCCAGTCCTACCCAGTATTTTGCAAAATATATCGTCCATGGATGTGTCCTCTAGCAAGGGCCTTATATGTCTTGATTTCTATAACCACTGTCCTCATAGGTTTCTATGACCTATATAAGAATGTTCCCATACTAAAGGCAACTGCATCAAGCTTATTTGGGCCATTCTTCGATTGGATAGAATCTTGGGAAATGATTTCAAGGATCAAGTACCTGGGGACTATACTATTTCTTCATAACTGTGAGAAAGCTTTCAAGTGGTTCCTGATGGTTGCACGTGCTACTAAGTCATTATTATCAGTTTTGACCAAGCCAATTGCGGGTCCAATTATGGAACTTTTTGAATTTGTCTTCCCCATCTGGAATGTATGGTTTGATACAGTAGAAAGCTTAAGTTTGATTGTTTGGAACATGTTATCCTCTTCATGCAGCATGATCATAACTATATTGGATATCATTATTTGGCCTTTCTGGTTCATCTTTTCTACTTTATGGAGTATAG CGGCATATGTTATATACCCATTAGTTTGGCTCCTCTGGGAAATTGTTATAGCCCCTGCCCGCTTAATTCTTGCAATAGCAAGTTATTTTGGGATACTTCTCACCAACATCTACTACGTACTAGAAGGAACCTGGTCATCTATAGGCGCTTTGTTTCAGCTTGCTTCTGTATCTGAAGCAACAGTAGTTACCTATGAAGTTCCAGTTTGGCGGTCACTTTGGAATGATATATTTTCCAAg GTATTTCGAGCAATTCGAAGCATTTTTTATGGTTTTGTTGCTTTCTTTACAACTTGCAACAGACACCGACTAAG CATCTACAACCACATGCTTGAGTTTCTCCATCGTTTTTCTCATTCCACCTCAAGACGTTCCAAATCCGACCAAGttaggaagaagggaagaaaccAAAGCCCT TTACAGGAAAGTGAAAATTTAACAGCTAC CTTGCAGACACCAGATAAACTTCGTCGAAGGCAGGCAAGGCGGCGAACACATGAAACATAG
- the LOC135645236 gene encoding endoglucanase 7-like, translating to MVIRSMKKEGRRQRSGSRDLYSCFVSVTAILWVVLPVAAAKAFDYKDALSKSLLYFEAQRSGRLPYGQRVTWRGHSGLTDGLQQGVDLVGGYYDAGDHVKFGLPMAFTITMLSWSVIEYGDEIAAAGEYHHALEAIKWGTDYFIKAHTHPYVLWAEVGDGDTDHYCWQRPEDMTTPRQAYKIDTESPGSDVAGETAAAMAAASIVFRKSDAHYSHLLLHHAQKLFEFADKYRGKYDSSIREAKSYYPSWSGYEDELLWAALWLHKATGTPQYVEYVVSNGEGFGGTGWAMTEFSWDAKYAGIQILASKLLSVGNFSAAQRHVLKQYESKGEHYICACLSKNNGTNLHRTPGGMLFVRQWNNMQYVSSAAFLLIAYSDYLKEARRDVLRCPAGAVRPQELVELATSQVDYILGDNPMGISYLVGYGRKYPMRVHHRGSSIVSYKRSKGFIGCMQGYYDWYGRRGQNPNVVTGALVGGPDSHDRFRDHRGNYMQTEACTYNTAPLVGVLAKLHQQMSHQHVKEMTTSSSPSYLEFA from the exons ATGGTGATCAGAAGCATGAAGAAGGAGGGCAGGCGGCAGAGAAGCGGTAGCAGAGATCTTTACTCGTGCTTCGTATCGGTTACGGCCATTCTTTGGGTCGTCCTCCCTGTTGCCGCTGCCAAGGCTTTTGACTACAAGGATGCCCTCTCGAAAAGCCTCCTCTACTTCGAGGCCCAGCGATCCGGCCGCCTTCCCTACGGCCAGCGTGTCACTTGGCGCGGCCATTCCGGCCTCACCGATGGCCTCCAACAAGGA GTAGATCTGGTAGGGGGATACTATGATGCTGGAGACCATGTCAAGTTCGGCCTGCCGATGGCCTTCACGATCACGATGCTGTCGTGGAGCGTCATCGAGTACGGCGACGAGATTGCGGCTGCTGGCGAGTACCATCACGCTCTGGAGGCCATCAAGTGGGGGACGGATTACTTCATCAAAGCCCACACCCATCCCTATGTCCTGTGGGCGGAG GTGGGAGACGGCGACACGGACCATTACTGCTGGCAAAGGCCGGAGGACATGACAACGCCGAGGCAAGCATACAAGATCGACACGGAGAGCCCTGGATCAGACGTCGCGGGGGAGACCGCCGCCGCCATGGCCGCAGCTTCCATCGTCTTCCGCAAATCCGACGCGCATTACTCCCACCTCTTGTTGCATCACGCTCAAAAG CTGTTTGAGTTTGCGGACAAGTATCGGGGGAAGTACGACAGCAGCATCCGGGAGGCGAAGAGTTACTACCCGTCGTGGAGCGGGTACGAGGACGAGCTGCTTTGGGCCGCGCTTTGGCTACACAAGGCGACAGGGACGCCGCAGTATGTGGAGTATGTGGTGAGCAATGGCGAAGGATTCGGAGGAACGGGGTGGGCGATGACGGAGTTCAGCTGGGATGCCAAGTACGCTGGTATTCAGATACTGGCTTCCAAG CTTTTGTCGGTAGGAAATTTTTCGGCGGCGCAAAGACATGTACTGAAGCAATACGAATCGAAGGGGGAGCACTACATCTGCGCTTGCCTCAGCAAGAACAACGGCACCAACCTGCACCGCACGCCCGGTGGCATGCTCTTCGTCCGCCAGTGGAACAACATGCAGTACGTCTCGAGCGCCGCCTTCCTCCTCATCGCGTACTCTGACTACCTGAAGGAAGCACGCAGGGACGTACTCCGATGCCCGGCCGGGGCTGTCAGGCCCCAAGAACTGGTGGAGCTCGCCACGTCGCAGGTCGACTACATTCTCGGCGACAATCCCATGGGCATCAGCTACTTGGTGGGGTACGGCCGCAAGTACCCCATGCGGGTGCACCACCGGGGGTCCTCGATCGTGTCCTACAAAAGGAGCAAAGGCTTCATCGGGTGCATGCAGGGGTACTACGACTGGTACGGGCGGCGGGGGCAGAACCCTAACGTGGTCACCGGGGCTCTCGTCGGCGGCCCCGACTCCCATGACAGGTTCAGGGATCACCGGGGGAATTACATGCAGACGGAGGCCTGCACGTACAACACGGCCCCGTTGGTGGGTGTGCTGGCGAAGCTTCATCAACAGATGTCCCATCAACACGTGAAAGAGATGACGACTTCATCGTCCCCCTCGTACTTGGAGTTCGCTTGA